The Armatimonadota bacterium genomic interval TCCTGAACCTGACCTACCGGGGGGTGAGCTGGGAGAGCGTTCTCACGGGAAGGCTCTGGCAGAGCCCCTTCGGGCAGATGCTGGCGTGGAAGCTGGGATTCGTGCTGGTCGCCATCCTGCTGAGTGCGGTGCACGACTTCTACTTAGGACCCGCGAGCACGCGGCTGCTGCGGGATCGGAACCCCGATGCGCAACGAGCCCTGACCTTGCGACGTCAAGCCGCCTGGGTGGGCCGCCTGAATGCCCTGTTCGTCCTCGTGGTTCTGGCTCTCGCGGTGCTGCTGGTGCGGGGGGTTCCACGGTAACACAAGGGACGTGGCGTGGATCTCTCCGTCTGAACCCCGTGGAGCCTCGCAGCCTCGGAAGGCCCATGGCCGGGGGAACGGTGGGTCTGGAAGCCTGTCCAAAAACCGGAGGGAGGAGGATGATCCGGGTAAAGCGCGCCTACGATCCCGCGGAACCCGATGATGGGGAGCGGTACTTGGTGGATCGTCTCTGGCCGAGGGGCATGCGGAGGGAGGATCTCCGGATACACGGGTGGCTTCGGGAGGTGGCTCCCAGCGAGGCCCTGCGACGGTGGTTCGGGCACGACCCGGCGAAGTGGGAGGAGTTCAAGCGGCGATACTTCGCGGAGCTCGAGTCCCGCCCCGAGACCTGGCGGCCAGTGGTGGAGGCCGCCAGCCGGGGAAACGTAACGTTGCTCTACAGTGCCCGGGACCCCCTGCACAACAACGCGGTCGCGCTCCAGGAGTTCTTGGAGCACAGGCAGAAAAACTCTCCAGGGGATTCCAGGAGCTGAGGAGGGAGAATGTAGGCGGCTCTCCGACCGCAGCCGGACCCGTGGGAGATGGCCCTGGAGCAGCTCCAGCGGGCGGCTCGGTACGTACCCCTCAAACGGGGCATCCGGGAATTCGTCACGTACCCCCGACGGGAGCTCACCGTG includes:
- a CDS encoding DUF4149 domain-containing protein; the protein is LNLTYRGVSWESVLTGRLWQSPFGQMLAWKLGFVLVAILLSAVHDFYLGPASTRLLRDRNPDAQRALTLRRQAAWVGRLNALFVLVVLALAVLLVRGVPR
- a CDS encoding DUF488 domain-containing protein is translated as MIRVKRAYDPAEPDDGERYLVDRLWPRGMRREDLRIHGWLREVAPSEALRRWFGHDPAKWEEFKRRYFAELESRPETWRPVVEAASRGNVTLLYSARDPLHNNAVALQEFLEHRQKNSPGDSRS